From one Stigmatella aurantiaca genomic stretch:
- a CDS encoding helix-turn-helix domain-containing protein: MSDHAFTADMFVSAREEAGLTQGALAEAMGVTQGTVSKVENGQLPPTKEFLEKAAAILGCRSSYFFRRPRHHRLPLTFYRKKVKLPALALKKIHATVIRKRADLEDLLRSAEVPENRVPSIDLKSSGRSAAEAAREVRIRWNLPRGPIDDLTSELEDRGVVIIVLDFGTDLIDGLSTFEPSDGLPPAVFLNKRCPPDRARFTLAHELGHIVLHHHLVYPPDECEGEADAFASEFLMPEADIRGFLGRLDLETAAALKQAWKVSIAALVMRAAQLDRISEARKRSLFIELGRRGWRAREPVEFPPEEPTVYSELAQFHIEDLQFTEEQLSDVLAIPVERLRAEFFPQRRGGLRLVQ; this comes from the coding sequence ATGTCTGACCATGCCTTCACTGCCGACATGTTTGTATCCGCGCGCGAAGAGGCTGGCCTCACGCAGGGCGCGCTGGCAGAGGCAATGGGTGTCACTCAAGGCACCGTCTCCAAGGTAGAGAACGGGCAATTGCCTCCAACCAAGGAGTTTCTTGAGAAGGCGGCCGCGATTCTCGGCTGTCGCAGTTCGTACTTCTTCCGGCGGCCGCGGCACCACCGACTGCCGCTCACATTCTACCGTAAGAAGGTGAAGCTGCCTGCGCTTGCGCTGAAGAAGATCCACGCCACAGTCATTCGTAAGCGCGCTGATCTCGAGGACCTCCTACGGTCAGCAGAGGTGCCAGAGAACCGAGTTCCGTCAATCGACCTGAAGTCAAGTGGAAGGTCGGCAGCCGAAGCAGCACGCGAGGTGCGGATACGCTGGAATCTGCCACGTGGCCCGATCGACGATCTGACATCTGAACTTGAGGACCGCGGCGTCGTCATCATCGTGCTGGACTTTGGGACAGACCTGATTGATGGGCTCAGCACGTTCGAGCCCAGCGACGGGCTGCCGCCGGCAGTGTTCCTCAACAAGAGGTGCCCGCCTGACCGCGCCCGGTTCACACTCGCCCATGAACTTGGGCACATTGTCCTGCATCATCACCTTGTCTATCCACCTGATGAGTGCGAGGGAGAGGCTGACGCTTTCGCGTCCGAGTTCTTGATGCCCGAGGCCGACATCCGAGGTTTCCTTGGGCGTCTCGACTTGGAAACAGCTGCCGCGCTGAAGCAGGCATGGAAAGTGTCGATCGCCGCTCTTGTGATGCGCGCGGCCCAGTTGGACCGGATCTCTGAAGCACGGAAACGATCACTGTTCATCGAACTTGGGCGGCGAGGGTGGCGCGCTCGGGAGCCTGTAGAGTTCCCTCCGGAGGAGCCAACAGTCTACTCCGAGTTGGCGCAGTTCCATATTGAGGACCTCCAATTCACCGAGGAACAGCTCAGCGATGTGCTCGCCATCCCAGTGGAGCGACTGCGCGCTGAATTCTTTCCTCAGCGGCGTGGAGGGCTTCGGCTCGTGCAGTGA
- a CDS encoding PIN domain-containing protein, translated as MKKLFPGSYAPSADDHNAMWAEGTFVFDTNMLLNFHRYSDETRREFLDVVSSPQIHPRIWIPYQVALEYHRNLDEVRHEQVHACERLKKSIEDWGKGIRAGDHRRRTDALLKLVNELLAEAEQQYQNPERGILVERIAELFEGKVGPEWDSKRLREVYKEGEERYAQRVPPGFKDASSKKGDERFGDVVVWLQIIDEAVSRKKPIIFVTDDAKEDWWLRIGGKTIGPLPTLRNEIHRKAGVLFHMYTGDRFLEQSRKVLRQSVRNETVEEVKQVRVEQEKHHRVGMRKILDGNRLVRALLDDLEATQAEALHGPVKMAWHNIPIYEHDSVNIAGPEYSSARHVVSEWVRDAIHQARRDSIEDQQRASPEQTTQRRDVRDEAEEDDDSAE; from the coding sequence ATGAAGAAACTATTCCCGGGCAGTTATGCGCCGTCTGCTGATGACCACAATGCGATGTGGGCGGAAGGGACGTTCGTATTCGATACGAACATGCTCCTCAACTTCCACAGGTACTCGGACGAGACCAGACGCGAGTTCCTCGATGTGGTTAGCTCCCCCCAGATTCACCCTCGAATCTGGATCCCCTATCAGGTTGCATTGGAATATCATCGCAACCTGGATGAGGTGAGGCATGAGCAGGTTCATGCGTGCGAGCGTCTGAAGAAGTCGATCGAGGACTGGGGAAAGGGTATTAGGGCGGGAGACCATAGAAGGCGGACAGACGCCCTGCTGAAACTCGTAAACGAACTCCTAGCAGAAGCAGAGCAGCAATATCAGAACCCTGAGCGCGGCATTCTCGTTGAGAGAATTGCTGAATTGTTCGAGGGGAAGGTTGGGCCCGAGTGGGACTCCAAGAGGCTTAGAGAGGTGTACAAGGAAGGGGAGGAGCGTTACGCGCAGCGCGTGCCCCCTGGTTTCAAGGACGCCTCATCAAAGAAAGGCGACGAGCGCTTTGGAGACGTGGTGGTTTGGCTGCAGATCATCGACGAGGCTGTCAGCCGAAAGAAACCAATTATTTTTGTCACCGATGATGCCAAAGAGGACTGGTGGCTAAGGATAGGCGGCAAGACCATAGGTCCTCTGCCGACTCTCAGGAACGAGATCCATCGCAAAGCCGGGGTGCTGTTCCATATGTACACCGGCGATAGATTCTTGGAGCAAAGTCGCAAGGTTCTGCGCCAATCGGTGCGTAATGAAACAGTTGAAGAGGTAAAGCAAGTTCGAGTGGAGCAGGAGAAGCATCATCGTGTTGGGATGAGGAAAATCCTCGACGGTAACCGCCTTGTGAGGGCTCTCCTGGATGATTTGGAAGCAACGCAGGCCGAAGCTCTCCACGGCCCTGTTAAGATGGCTTGGCACAATATTCCCATTTATGAACATGACTCCGTGAACATCGCGGGTCCTGAATATTCAAGTGCACGTCACGTCGTGTCTGAATGGGTCAGAGATGCGATTCATCAGGCAAGGCGTGACAGCATCGAGGACCAACAACGAGCGTCACCCGAGCAGACGACTCAAAGAAGAGATGTTCGGGACGAAGCCGAAGAGGACGATGACTCGGCCGAGTAG